The genomic window gccCAGAAGCTGTCTCTGGGTGAATTCCTCGGCGAGAGTAcgacctcccctccccctctatGCCAAGACCCCACCGCCATTAAATTATCTTTAGGATGAtgttagtggtggtggtggtggtggtgatggtggtggcagccTTGCTTCGCCCGACTGCATACTGACTGAGCAACacagctggtggtgtttcCTCGTGGGCTGATGAAGTCGAGGACACATATGGTAAGTCATCCTGAACTGATTGAAATTTCTTTTGCGCATTTGACTGACCGTCTGTAGGTTCCGGTATGCACCTCACCGTCACCATCCGAATCACctctggaaaagaaaatactGACCAAACCTAGGCACCCAGTCCTTCCCCTCGACCGACCGTCGCACTGGCCCCAGCTCGTATGGCAATAACACTAGCTACGGCAATGACCGGGGTATGTTGCACTGCTGCGGTGTTGACGTTCACAAAGAAGAATCCTAATATTGTGTATCATAAAGGTTACCACTCGCTCCGCGACAACCTCCCCCAGGAGCTCCCCACCAAGCCTCCTTATACCGCTCATCTCGGCAACTTGTCGTATGATGCCACTGTCGAGAGTGTGACCGATTTCTTCCACGACTGCAACTGCGTCAACGTCCGCATTATCGAGGACCGCGAGCAGAACCGTCCCAAGGGCTTCGCCTATGCCGAGTTTGCTGATCTTGAGGGTCTCAAGACTGCTTTGACCCGCGACGGCCAGTCCTTCGAGGGTCGTAATATTCGTATCAAGGTTGCTGATCCTCGTAAGTTTATATCACATATACATGCCAAGTACCAACCAGCAAGGCTAACAGTCCTGTAGCCCGTGGTGGATTCGGCGACCGCACCGAGAGCTTCCGCGAGCTTGACTGGGGTGCCAAGAGAGGTCCCCTCGCTGACACTGGCGGCCGTAGCAACCGCGATTTCGGCGACCGTAGACCTCCCCGTGAGTTCAACGACGAGAGGCCGGTTAGAGAGGCCAGAGAGATCAACTGGGAGAGACGGggccctcttccccctgCTGAGCGCCCAGAGTCTCGCGAGGGTGCCCGTGcccgcaacaccaccgactTCAGCGCCGCTAGAAGGGCTTCCCCCGCCGCTTGGGGTCCCGGAGAAGGACGCCAAGGTGGAGATGGctctcgccctcctcgccgcgaATTTGCCGAGCGCCCTGAGCGTCCCGAGCGTGTTCCTACCGCCgctgagaaggagatcaACTGGCGCAACAACATGCGTCCCGTCGAGCCGAAGTCTCGTGAGGGTAGCGAGGCTCCTGGTTCTCCCGCTGCCGCCCCCGCTGCGCAGCCAGCTGGTAGACCCAGACTGAACCTCACCAAGCGCACCGTTTCCGAGGCCCCTGATGTGATCTCGCCTGCCCCTACTTCCAAGTCGAACCCATTCGGTGCGGCCCGCCCCATCGACACTGCTGCCCGCGAGCGTGAGGTCGAGGAGAAACGCATCCGGGACAAgcaggaggctgaggagagggccaaggctgagaaggaggctAAGgaggccgctgccgccgaggctgctgagaaggccaaggctgaagaggctgctgctgcggaaGCTGCTGCGGAAgctgctgagaaggccaaggctgatgCCGAGGCCGCCACTACTGCTGGTACCAAGCCAGAAGTccaggagggtgagggtgagcaGAAGCTTCCCGTCAGAACTCGCGAGCCTCGTGAGCCTGCTCCCAAGTCCCGCGCCGCCGAGAGTGgcagctggagaagagccGGTGATGTCCCAGCCCGTGGCCCCCCCAGCGGTCCCCGTCGCAGTGGCGGTGCCCCCCGCGCACCCCGCCAGGATGGTGGACGCCCTCCTCGGTCCAACGGAACCACCGATGCTCGCGGTCCATTGTCTCCCACCACCGAGAAGGCTCCCGCCAGCCCTGCTGTCGATGATGACGGCTGGACCACTGTTACCCAGCCGGTTAAGGGTCGCCGCGGCGGCAACCGGCCCCTTGCTTGATTGTATTATACCACACCACGACGCCCCCTCGCTTCTTTTCGATTCCCAGCACTGGCGCTTGCCCGTTTCCAACTGCATGTTTCGTCATTGCTTTGGATAGACGGGCATGGCGCTGACATCCGACCTCGTTCTCTCTTCCAGATGAGTGTCAGCCGCTGAAAGCTCTTTCCATCGATCACCATGCCGCTTTCTTCTTGGGGATGACGGATAAACCGCTTTTTCCCTGTCTGCCCTTCCTGGATGGACCGGCGCATTTGGGCGATCCCGACCGCGTTATGCCAAAAAAAGTAATGGGTTGTTCCTGCGTTTTTATTTCGATTTTTAGCCACGACGTTTTATGCACGGGAATGACACGCAACTTCTCGATTCTAGATTCGGGGCCCTCGCCTACTCGGGTGATGGGCTTTCAATGAAGGGTGTGTGGGGTTTCTGCTCGGTCGTCACAGCAGATTGTTTTTATTCTGCTTTTCCAATCGAGGAGCACAAAATGGCGTCTTGGCTTTTTGGGAAGGAAACGGGATCCTTTTCTACTAGATATGGGTGGGAGGGAACCACGCAAGGGAAGGGTTCTACCGGATTTTTCTACCTGTTATTTATGAAGAGAGCTTTCCGTTGGTCAtctctttgttgttgttttggtctTTTGGGGAAATAACACACATTTCCTTGTTTCATGTCATGTCTGCCTGCATTTGACCCGAAGCTGTTGTGTTGTCTTGTTCGTCAGGTTTTACTGTTTTCCATGTCTGAGGTGCTTGTGGGCGTCTGTCATGTTTTCGAACGTGACGGGTctagagatgggatggggtaTAATCtgtgaggatgatgttgagtGGATGGGTTTCATggcggatggtggaggtgggaggatgtGTTTTCCCCAAATGTTGTTCTCCCGTCTAGACCcgagggagagaaagagaaaagtgtggagatggtgaagatgaaaaTTCTCAATGGGACTGATGTTTCGATTACATGGCGTAATGATTGTGTTGTTAATTGACCCCTATTCCTCCAGTGATTACTCACTAGCCATCGTCCAGATTGGTACCAAATAATTTAGCTCAAACAGACAAATAACCCAGCCCAAAGctttccccaacccaaatcGAAAAGCCTTTCCCAACTCGAACAGAATTCTTTCCCAGCCCAACCGAGACCTTTCCCTTCGACTTGACCACCCTTATGCAACCCATTAACTATCAAAAACCTCGCGCACCGCCCCCGcgatcctcctcaccatctctcTTATTTCTTTGGCAGTGACATCATACGCCGGCATGACCATGATGacgtcccccctcccttgaTCATCGGCGCAGCCCTGGGAGGCATAAACCAGGACCTGCCAGTTCTTTAGTGCGGTTTTGTGCACCCTGCCCGCAATATCGAGTTCTCGCTCAAACGGCTGTTTTGTTGTCTTGTCGGCTATGAACTCTATCCCTACGAACAACCCCCTGCCCCTTATATCCCCCACGTTTGGGTGCTGGCTTAGCTGTTTCTGCAGTAGGTGGAGGAGCAACCCCCCCTGGGCGGCGacgttggagaggaggttgcggGATTGGATTGTGCCTTGGACGGCGAGACAGGCGGAGGCGACGACGGGGTGGGATTGGTTTGTGTGCCCGTGAGTAAAAACTTTATTGTGGGAGGTCAGGAAGTTGGACAGGGGGGTGGAGATCAAAAGCGCCGAGGCGGGCAGGTaagaggcggagaaggattTTGCTATTGTCATCATGTCGGGGGAGATGTCGGGTTCAGGGAAGGATTGATACgcgtggagatggtgggaaggggaggtggctgTCCGGCCCATTCCGCACATCACCTCGTCGTAGATCAGGAGAATGCCGTGGGTGTGGCAGAAAGATTTTATACCGGAGAGGTAACCAGGTAAAGGGGGGACACAGCCGAGGGCAGCGCCGACGATGGGTTCGAGGATTAGGGCCGCGATTgtcgagggggagagggtggtgattaGGGACTcaagggaggtgaggagggaggagaggtattCTTCcgcggggagggggctgcGGTAGGGGTTgcagggggggaggtggtggaagtttGTCCTGTTGAGGACTGAGGTGAATGGTTGTCGTCGGGTGGTGTGTCCTGAGGCGGATAACGACCCTATTGTCGTTCCGTGGTAGGAGTGAGAGCGGGAGATGATGTTTACCCTCTCCGGCTGACCGTTCCAGGCGTGGTATTCGAGGGCAAATTTTAAGGCGGCTTCGACTGCTTCTGAGCCTGTGTTTTACACAATTAGTATGGGTgggaaaagacaaaaaagagGGGGAAACTGACCAGAGGACATGAGATACATCTTTCCCATTTTACCGTCGGTGCTTTCACAGAGGAACTTTTCCAGTTGGAGCACGGGGTCGACGCGGAAGTGGGCGTAGGAGGCGTATTGGACCGTGCTGAgctgggtggtgatggctttgaTGACGGATTTGTTGGATTTGCCGTGGCCGAGACAGGCcacgccggcgccgccgcaGGCGTCGAGAATCTTGGGGCCAGAGACGGGGTAGTAGTAGTGGcctttggcttttttgaggagggggaggagagtgggAGTTTGAGTATTGGTGGCATTGTCGTTGTTCTTTTcggtgggaaaggggtgtGAGAGTTCAGAGGATGAGTCTGACAGGAGAATGTCGGCTTCAGTTTTACCAAGGGGAGCGTTGGAAGCTGAGGATGGGAGAAGGTGGGAGCGTCTCGAAGACGAAGTGGAGAGTAGTTGACCCATTTTTCTTGTTTTATTTCAGTAGATGTGTATATTTCGAAGTGATGCTGTCTAACTTGAGAGATCTCTTGGTGGTTCAAGCCGGCAGTCTTATATGTTGATATCTTTCCTGTCTCTATGTCATACCACTAgcatctccaactcccctAACTAATCTCCCGTCACAGCTCACAATATCATCAAGTCCGCTTCCGACAAACGAACCTCCATGACGGGTATCACCCACCACTATTCCCCTCGAGTCCGATGCTGTATCCATATCCACCCGAGCTCCCTTCCCGCAACCTCTGCAGCTCGCCTTCTCCTGGTTTTCTCTCATCCAAAAGCCATAACAGGACCGGCCTCCCGTCCGCCAATAATTTTCCACTTCTTGACAGCACCCGTCACGAGTTCCCTGCATATGTCACTCACCCCCTACGGTTTACCccggggcaggaggagacaGGCGGGAAACCCCTCCGATGCAGGTCGCATATGTCAATGTCATGCCTTCTCTGGCTGCCAACACAGCCCAGTCTCTGCATGTGTAACAAGTTCCCGGTCATGCCACGGCTCTCGCTGCCCAACATCGTCTTGTCAGCGCCGTAGCACCTCAAAAACACGAGTCGGGCTAGGTATGTAAGGGTGGCAATGATGCGAGCCTACATGCAGCCGGTGAAGGTGGTACAGCTAGGACCGGCGCAATCTCAGTTCTTGCCAGCCAAGGAGAGTCCTGCCGTTGTTGGCACGACATATCGGCAGATTTTCATAGACCAGGGACGCTCCATGCCGAATGCCGGGGTCTAATCCCTCTTGGTTTACCGAAGCATCAAACATCCCGACTTTGTGGCTGCCCTCCCCGAACATCGCTTCTTTGACAGAAAACATGAACAAGACACCCGGGCGGGTAGTCACATACCCGGTCTCTTATTTTGCTCAGCAGTTGGCCATGTGGCCAGCTATGATATGGTCCCAAACAACTAAACGGCAAAGGGGTTGGTCGGGAAGCAACCCGGCAGCATGCGTCATTCTTTTCGGAACGAGAGGGGGTGTGTGCTAGGGTGCCAGACTGTTGGGTCGCCTATACTTTATGCTTTCGCGTGCCGGATCGAAatgcggagggggagatgtgAGAAAATGACGGAGGCAAGGTACAACGTCTGCCGTTTATCGGATGAGAGAATGTTGTGCATGAGAAGTGGAAGGGGCATGTGATGTTTGTTTTGGAGCATTTTAGCTTGTACTCTAGAACCTTGCTCAGTGAGAAAGAACCCAATCCAGGACGGCTGATGAGCTGATGATTGGAAGGAAGCATTGCCGGATGGAAATCGACAGCCACTACCTTGACCGAGGGAGCAACGTCGGCTTTGTGCgtgcctgcctgcctgaCGGCTTGAGACGGAACTAACCGAAAGGCATGTAGCCGGCCGTCAAGCTTTCCTCCAGGGCTCGACTCAGGGATCATGAATTTTCTCCATCATCGAGGGCTCACGGTTCAAAAGTCGATTTGCAATAACATCAAGCTACATCCCCTATCCGAATGACATCAACCAGCCTCTTTGTATTCAACACAACGCAACCACTCATCACCCATACCCGACACGCGTCAAGGTCATGTCATGCCATATCCTGCCTCTGCCCGGCCCGTCTTTACACACTCACCCTCTGGACTGACTTTGAACCTCCCGATCGTAACCGGAGTCGTACATACCTTAGCTCTCCATTAGCCCCTCCCTCGGGCCGCATACTCCAACCCAATATCCCGGCCCGAGCACCCTCACCGGGAAAGCAGGTTACCACTCAACCAGGACAAACAACATCTGTTTAACAGCCTGACCATGGCGGCCGCACCAGAGATctaccacccccaccaaccagcaTGGCAAACCCTCCGAAATGTACATAATCACTTGCCACCGTATCCGTCTCATTCCGTTGGTCAGTTCTCTCCGAAAGGGTAATTGCCCGCCCCAGCTGGACAGGGTTCGGAGAGTCTCGAGCTTGCTATGAATCTCACCTCCCAAGATCTGACtaaggcaggcaggcaacGACACTCGTGCTGACAGAGGTTGCCATTTTTGGGTTGCCTCATGACGCGGTAAAGGAGTCAAATACATATACATAGTCTTGTCCGTCTTGTCACACTCTCCTTCCGTCACTTCATTCTTCCCGACATCTCTCCGGCAAATTGTTTTTGAAGAAAAAACGGGTCAAGATAAATTCTCCATAcaaaaaatatatatacgttTCCTTCCAAAGATCGAAAGTTAAttgaggggaaaaaaaaaaaaaaaagaaaagcggGTATCTATCTTTATTTCTTTCCTCCCAAAATCCCATATGCCTAAATACCactttatatacctttcACTCCCACCAAATATGTTCACTCAACAAACCACACTCTCAGTCAaaacatcccactccccatccaacccacccaacttcctaaacatcatcacccaactgctcccatcctccttctccggccCGAGTATGCTCTCCCTAACCCTATACCTCTCAGGCACATCATACGGCGCATCCCCGCTCCTCCAAAACTGCATCCCCCATTGTTATTATTAACCCCTCCCAtacccccatcccaccaccaccacccatatTCCCCAtacctcccatccccccatcccccatatcctcctcctcctcccccaccaccacccaaaacaaAGTCCATCCCATACCCATTATTCTGATACGGCAGTTGATAGCCCCAAAAGAATCAATAGCACTCAGCTCCGGCGACCCCTCACTCCCCACACTCGGACTCCCCACGCTCTGGCTCTGCCGCGAAAGGATATGCCCAAAAGGGGAATCATCCCTCGGAGTAGGCGGCTCAAGTGCAATCCCGGGAGCAACATTAGCACCAGTCGAACCCCCCCAGCTCGAAACCTGAGAATGCGTCGGCTGTGACCCCCCAGGAGCAGGGTTAGTGCTCCCTttcccagcacccccaacaaaTATCGTCTGCGAAGACCCCAAATCGTCAAGCGACGAAGCAATCGACGGCGCCACACTAAACGAGTGCGCAGACgacacctccgccgccgtgCTCGCATCAAACAGAAGCGACGGATCAATAGGCatatgatgctgctgctgctgctgctgctgctgctgctgcccggCGGCCATCCCGCCATACTCGACCGAAACAGCAGTCGCACTGCTCGACAGTGGCCTGTTATTACCGACAGGAATCGaatcaaacaacccaaacccctgctgctgctgctgctgctgttgttgttgttgttgccctggatgatgatgccccCCAACAAGAAACCCATCCGGAAAAGGcacaccctccaaccccccaccaccccaggCATCTCCCGGACCAAACTGATATGGAAAATGCTGCTGCATACTCCCACCCCCGACCGCCCCCGGCGGCGAAACCGACCTCTCCCCCCTGCTCCTCAaatgcttctcctccaacttcaTGGTGTGCTCCGCAATGGTAGCCATCACATTCGCCCTCCACAAGTTCTCCCTCCGTCCCGGGTTCCGCCTCAGCAACTCCAGCGCCGCCCTCCTGATCATGGGGTGTCTGCACTTGGCCGCCACAAAATACAACGGCGCAATCACATGCATCTCAAACGTAAACATGGCCGATAACCTCCTCGTATCAGGCCCACCACTCGGCCCCTTTGGCCCCTGCCCCTGCGGCGACAGCAGCGTGTTGATAAACTCCGACGCCAGAGGAATGATGGCAGAAAAAGTATCGACATAGTCGTCAAAAACCGTCTCGTGCCGGCTGAGGGCGGTGGAAACCCATATAAACGTCGTGTGAACGTGGACTTGGATCAGGGCGATGGAGCCGGGCGGTGCTTCCTTGGCCTTTGTCGACCGGTACAGCGAAAAGGCGACGTTGAACTTGGCGAGcttgcggaggaggacgtcctgctccagctcaaACGCCCGCATGTCCTCCTCGGGCACCTTGCTGATCTTGGCGGCGTGCGACTTTTTGGCGAACCTCAGGCACTGGTCCATAAAGTCGTACAGCGCGTACCGGACCTCGTCGATGGTCTTGAACACCATGGGGACTTCGGTCAGGGTTTTCAGCGGTTCCGGGATGGCGGTTGGCGCGCAGCCCAGCATCAACGAGGTGAGAGACATGCGTGTGTACATTGGCACGAGGTGCTGCTTGATGAGATCGATCTCGGGGCTTCTTCCTGTAACTCTCGGCCCTAGTTGTGAGAGGATCTGCCGTCCTTGCTCGAGGTGGATGAGCGACTCCTTGTCTTTGCTCTGCATGAGTTCGATACAGACAAACAGCACGCAGGTGAGTAATGGTACTAGTGGCCGGGCGTTGACCGTCCTCATTTGTTCGAGCAGGCAGGCGATGGCGCGGTTGTACTGAAACAGGGCAAACGAGCTTCGGTTCTcgctgtcgttgttgtgaAGCAGTTGAGGCATCATGGCGGCCTGCACCATCCCCTCGTGTAAACTGCTGACAGCAAGGACAGCGTGCCTCACTGCTGGTTCCGTCTGGCAGATCTGAAGAACCAGCACTCGAAAGAAGGCGCCGTCGTGGTCGGCGGCGAGACATGGCGCTGTTACGTGCTGGAAGAAGTGAAAGGccctcttctcatccccGGTAGCCCATTCGAAGAGCGTGGCCAACGGAGCATGAGGCTCTCCCGCAGCATTTTGCCCCAGACCACCGGACCGGCGCCGGCGTTGTGATATAGCTTTGGCGTCGAGGTAACCGTCACATCTCCTCCCTGTTTTGGTGCACCGCATGCAGAATGGCTTTTCTTCGTCGCATTTGACCTTGCGAATTCTACCCGCAGACGGACGAGGCGAGTCCGGGGTTAGCTTGTGTTGACGGAGCGAGGAGGGCCAGGCAGGGGAagggtggttggtggtgggcaagGAAGGGCTCGCGCGGCTATGACAGCCAGTTGCGGGTGGATGCAGGACAACGTCGtcaagaaaggaaaaaaaaaaacccctcGCACTTACTTGCATGTTATACAACCCGTCCTGACTTTCTTGGACCCTTTCCTCCCAGATCTGATCAGCTGTGACGATGAAGGCGGGGACAGCGAGTCCGAGTTGTGAGCCATTTTGTTTTATCGCTCTTGTGTGTCGCCCCAGTTGTTGCCTCTTCTTTGTTACTACTTCGGGTAATCCTGCTTCCCTAGCCTCCTCTATCCTCTTCGCTATTATCCTGGGCGTGTAAGTGTGTTCGTCCGTCCGGGTGGGCAGCTGGTCGTAGCACAAAAGCAAGTTCGTCCGAGAAATGGACCTTTGCCAGAAACAGAAGCAGTAACGAGAGTGGTCGAGCTCTTGGATATAAGTGCCAACGGCGAGCACACCCCCCCTTGCcagagcttggagaggaacCACCCTGATGGGTGAGCGGTGGGCCGACTACCTAGAAGGAACCAACCACGCGCGGTTCTTTTTTAGCAGGACTCAAGGATCTCATCAGCTGCTTGCTTGTAACTTGTTGTGGTGCTTCGCCTGTCTGTGTCCCGCACACGAAAGACAAGAAGCGCTGCTCCGCCGCCGGGTGTACACAGCATACGTGGAgagtggaggggaagggggaggggggagagagggtggggagCACGGGGCTCGCAGTGGTCCAAGGTACGTAGGGAGACGGGCCCCGCGGGTAGGTCGCTGGGTACAGCAGGTACCCTGCCAAAGCAGGGGGGCCAGATATCGAAGGCCAGGGAGTGTTGTATGGAAGCTACTTGGAAACCAGAACTCTACGCGCCCAGTACAGCGGTGCCAGAGAGGCACCTAGCCCTAGAATGGGTGCCTTACAGGTACCTCGTAGGCGGTGCCCCATAAATGCGCCGCAGAGTAGCAGCGGCCAAGAGCTGGGCCGGCCAGGCATGGGTTGAATGGAAAGGTTGCTTGCGGGCATGCAGCAAGTTTATCCCCGATACTTAGTCGGCTATACGCCCGGTGGAAGGTAGGAAAGTGGTGGTAGAGTCAAGGCACCAGGCGGTAAACAGAGAACAGTACTCAGCCATTCCTACCTAGTAGGAAGCTGTCACAACTGATAGATGACTGGGCGGATCTTCCCATTGCTGGAATCTCCTTCCAGGCTGGTGGGCGGCCGAGACATTCCAACGTCAAAGGGCGGGAACGGGGAATAAAGCCAGCGTCATGAAGATGGGACACGCAGCAGCGTAGTTCAAGGACCCGGTACCTGTCTGTGGCTTGTGGTTGCCGCACGCCAAGTGCCGTGAGCTCGACGGCGAGTGAGAAGCGTGCTCTGGGAAAAGCTAGTGTCGAAGCATCGTGAGATGTTGTGCAACCCAGGAGGGGAAAGGAACGTTGCACAAACTGCGCTTATCTGCTCAGACATCCCATCATGACTGGCCAGTTCGCTCGTGGCAACGAGCAATAAGAAGAAATCCGGCATCGATCAACCCTAGCTCTGCGCGGTTCTGACATTTCATGCACCTCTCCACACCCACCGCCGCGGTTAAGAAAGGCGCCATTCTCTATCTCCCGTCGTACACGGCGGAAACATGAGAAGGCCGGGCGAGCCACGGTACtaaaggggaagaagaggggaaagCTAGAGACCAGATATCGCAGGGCCAGGGTCCCATACACGACGCCGTCAGTGTTCCATCGACCCGAGCCGTGTGAAGCCTGTGTAGGTCTGAACCAGACGAACTGGCTCTTCTAGACGGTCACGGAAGCACTTGATTCGAAATTGAAACGACAACGCCCCCGTAAATGGGCCACACTCGGTGGCATCGGTGCTAGCGCTACCCAATCGAGCCCTCTGACCCGCGATCCTTCTCGCCAAGCATACTGCACAGTAGGGAGTGTTTCCTCGACTTTTGTGCTGTGTCTGATTTCTCAGCCCTGTGGCGTGTGGGGTCGGTCATAGCTGTGGAGAGACAGACGTTAGACAGcatggaggggggaaaggtgGGGTAAAACTGCGAGGGCAActggggg from Podospora pseudoanserina strain CBS 124.78 chromosome 7 map unlocalized CBS124.78p_7.2, whole genome shotgun sequence includes these protein-coding regions:
- a CDS encoding uncharacterized protein (COG:S; EggNog:ENOG503P3FF); protein product: MAHNSDSLSPPSSSQLIRSGRKGSKKVRTGCITCKIRKVKCDEEKPFCMRCTKTGRRCDGYLDAKAISQRRRRSGGLGQNAAGEPHAPLATLFEWATGDEKRAFHFFQHVTAPCLAADHDGAFFRVLVLQICQTEPAVRHAVLAVSSLHEGMVQAAMMPQLLHNNDSENRSSFALFQYNRAIACLLEQMRTVNARPLVPLLTCVLFVCIELMQSKDKESLIHLEQGRQILSQLGPRVTGRSPEIDLIKQHLVPMYTRMSLTSLMLGCAPTAIPEPLKTLTEVPMVFKTIDEVRYALYDFMDQCLRFAKKSHAAKISKVPEEDMRAFELEQDVLLRKLAKFNVAFSLYRSTKAKEAPPGSIALIQVHVHTTFIWVSTALSRHETVFDDYVDTFSAIIPLASEFINTLLSPQGQGPKGPSGGPDTRRLSAMFTFEMHVIAPLYFVAAKCRHPMIRRAALELLRRNPGRRENLWRANVMATIAEHTMKLEEKHLRSRGERSVSPPGAVGGGSMQQHFPYQFGPGDAWGGGGLEGVPFPDGFLVGGHHHPGQQQQQQQQQQQQGFGLFDSIPVGNNRPLSSSATAVSVEYGGMAAGQQQQHHMPIDPSLLFDASTAAEVSSAHSFSVAPSIASSLDDLGSSQTIFVGGAGKGSTNPAPGGSQPTHSQVSSWGGSTGANVAPGIALEPPTPRDDSPFGHILSRQSQSVGSPSVGSEGSPELSAIDSFGAINCRIRIMGMGWTLFWVVVGEEEEDMGDGGMGGMGNMGGGGGMGVWEGLIITMGDAVLEERGCAV
- a CDS encoding uncharacterized protein (COG:E; EggNog:ENOG503NUMN), producing MGQLLSTSSSRRSHLLPSSASNAPLGKTEADILLSDSSSELSHPFPTEKNNDNATNTQTPTLLPLLKKAKGHYYYPVSGPKILDACGGAGVACLGHGKSNKSVIKAITTQLSTVQYASYAHFRVDPVLQLEKFLCESTDGKMGKMYLMSSGSEAVEAALKFALEYHAWNGQPERVNIISRSHSYHGTTIGSLSASGHTTRRQPFTSVLNRTNFHHLPPCNPYRSPLPAEEYLSSLLTSLESLITTLSPSTIAALILEPIVGAALGCVPPLPGYLSGIKSFCHTHGILLIYDEVMCGMGRTATSPSHHLHAYQSFPEPDISPDMMTIAKSFSASYLPASALLISTPLSNFLTSHNKVFTHGHTNQSHPVVASACLAVQGTIQSRNLLSNVAAQGGLLLHLLQKQLSQHPNVGDIRGRGLFVGIEFIADKTTKQPFERELDIAGRVHKTALKNWQVLVYASQGCADDQGRGDVIMVMPAYDVTAKEIREMVRRIAGAVREVFDS
- the TIF3 gene encoding Eukaryotic translation initiation factor 4B (COG:A; EggNog:ENOG503NWTV), which encodes MAPKKEKAQKLSLGEFLGETGGVSSWADEVEDTYGSGTQSFPSTDRRTGPSSYGNNTSYGNDRGYHSLRDNLPQELPTKPPYTAHLGNLSYDATVESVTDFFHDCNCVNVRIIEDREQNRPKGFAYAEFADLEGLKTALTRDGQSFEGRNIRIKVADPPRGGFGDRTESFRELDWGAKRGPLADTGGRSNRDFGDRRPPREFNDERPVREAREINWERRGPLPPAERPESREGARARNTTDFSAARRASPAAWGPGEGRQGGDGSRPPRREFAERPERPERVPTAAEKEINWRNNMRPVEPKSREGSEAPGSPAAAPAAQPAGRPRLNLTKRTVSEAPDVISPAPTSKSNPFGAARPIDTAAREREVEEKRIRDKQEAEERAKAEKEAKEAAAAEAAEKAKAEEAAAAEAAAEAAEKAKADAEAATTAGTKPEVQEGEGEQKLPVRTREPREPAPKSRAAESGSWRRAGDVPARGPPSGPRRSGGAPRAPRQDGGRPPRSNGTTDARGPLSPTTEKAPASPAVDDDGWTTVTQPVKGRRGGNRPLA